In Mustela nigripes isolate SB6536 chromosome 2, MUSNIG.SB6536, whole genome shotgun sequence, a single window of DNA contains:
- the ABCA7 gene encoding phospholipid-transporting ATPase ABCA7 isoform X1 — protein MAFWTQLMLLLWKNFLYRRRQPVQLLVELLWPLFLFFILVAVRHSHPPLEHHECHFPNKPLPSAGTVPWLQGLICNLNNTCFPQPTPAEQPRVLSNFQDSLVSRLLADARTVLGGPSTHRMLASLGKLMSLLRAAGTTAQHQPSDRRQDLLSLTTELLGTLLGEGSLGSVPDHAQESVSSFVEAAEDLAQELLALPSLVELRALLRRPQGAGGPLEAVSEALCSARGPSIPGGPSLNWYEASHLKELVGQEPAAAQPDHGLSPACAELVGSLESHPLSRLLWRRLKPLVLGKVLFTPNTAFTRQLMAQVNRTFQELALLKDVQEVWGALGPQLFDFLNDSTNLAMMQVRRWRPAGRLAPSLPRHFLPAQDVGGEQGRASRAEAPASWGQRKDAAGGIRRSGPGQGPAGLSGPPRGRLHLAGGPCRRGPRGGHAGPRGGEAALVARALELLAERRFWAGIVFLGPEERRDLAQPRGPGHVRVKIRMDIDAVTRTNKIRDRFWDPGPAADPLTDLRYVWGGFVYLQDLLERAAVRVLSGREPRARLFLQQMPYPCFVDDAFLRVLSRSLPLFLTLAWIYSVALTVKAVVREKEARLRGTMQAMGLGRAVLWLGWFLSCLAPFLLSTALLVLVLKLGDILPYSHPAVVFLFLAAFAVATVVQSFLLTAFFSRANLAAACGGLAYFVLYLPYVLCVAWRDQLPAGGLVAASLLSPVAFGFGCESLALLEEQGEGAQWHNMGTGPAADVFSLAQVSGILLLDAALYGLATWYLEAVYPGQYGIPKPWNFPFRRSYWFGARSPKGSSPPATPKDPKVLMEEVPPGLIPGVSIRGLEKHFPGNPQPALRGLSLDFYQGQITALLGHNGAGKTTTLSILSGLFPPTRGSACILGYDVQSSMEAIRPHLGVCPQYNVLFDMLTVDEHIWFYGRLKGLSAAAVRPEQARLLQDVGLVPKSGAQTRHLSGGMQRKLSVAIAFVGGSRVVILDEPTAGVDPASRRSIWELLLKYREGRTLILSTHHLDEAELLGDRVAVVAGGRLCCCGSPLFLRRHLGSGYYLTLVKAPVSLAASSKGKPDLEESVDAGQKREPVSWGGTAGVSGLLSLVQQLVPGARLVRELPHELVLVLPYGGAVDGSFARLFWEVDQRLEELGLAGYGISDTSLEEIFLKVVQDCAAATDLEDAATGGSHRQHPGPGRTRPDVTTQLKIQPEESISEDGERALSAPETQALRGSAQPRMWGWALTRQQLRALLLKRFLLARRSRRGLFAQVVLPALFVGLALVCSLIVPPFGHYPALRLSPSMYGAQVSFFSDDAPGNPERARLLEMLLEEAGLEAPPGNGSARMRECPAPAVCRFWVPEVPVGVAEVLTSGNWTPESPSPACRCSQPGARRLLPDCPAAAGGPPPPQALAGSGEVVQNLTGRNLSDFLVKTYPRLVRQGLKTKKWVNEVRYGGFSLGGRDPGLPSGQEVSRSVEQLRVLLDPAPGGALDRILNSLAVWAHSLDAEDSLKIWFNNKGWHAMVAFLNRANNAILRAQLPPGPARRAHSITTLNHPLNLTKQQLSEAALMASSVDVLVSICVVFAMSFVPASFTLILIEERITRAKHLQFMGGLPPTLYWLGNFLWDMCNYLVSACVVVLIFLAFQQRAYVAPANLPALLLLLLLYGWSITPLMYPASFFFSVPSTAYVVLTCVNLFIGINGSMATFVLELFSDQKLQDVSRILRQVFLIFPHFCLGRGLIDMVRNQAMADAFERLGDGQFQSPLRWEVVGKNLLAMAVQGPLFLLSTLLLQHGGRLLPQPQPGSLHPLGDEDDDVARERERVVQGDTQGDVLVLRDLTKVYHGQRTPAVDRLCLGIPPGECFGLLGVNGAGKTSTFRMVTGDTLPSGGEATLAGHSVAREPASAHRHMGYCPQSDAIFELLTGRQHLELFARLRGVPETQVAQTASLGLERLGLLQSADQPAGTYSGGNKRKLATAVALVGDPAVVFLDEPTTGMDPSSRRFLWNSLLAVVREGRSVVLTSHSLEECEALCTRLAVMVNGRFRCLGSTQHLKNRFGAGHTLTLRVPAARSESALALVGTAFPGAELREAHGSRLRFQLPPGGRCALSRVFGELAARGAEHGVEDFSVSQTTLEEVFLNFSKDQGNEEDHRPEAGGRGGPAPRPQLPGLVAGFLEDPSMAESVL, from the exons GCCATTTCCCCAACAAGCCGCTGCCCTCGGCCGGCACCGTTCCTTGGCTCCAGGGTCTCATCTGCAACTTGAACAACACTTGCTTCCCGCAGCCCACGCCCGCCGAGCAGCCGCGCGTCCTCAGCAACTTCCAGGACTCCCT ggtCTCCCGGCTCCTGGCAGATGCCCGCACTGTCCTGGGGGGCCCCAGTACCCACAGAATGCTGGCCAGCCTGGGAAAGCTGATGTCGCTGCTGAGAGCTGCGGGCACAACAG CCCAGCATCAGCCAAGCGACCGACGGCAGGACCTCCTGTCCCTGACCACTGAGCTACTGGGGACACTGCTTGGAGAG GGGTCCCTGGGGTCTGTGCCTGACCACGCCCAGGAGTCCGTGAGCAGCTTTGTGGAGGCAGCAGAGGACCTGGCCCAGGAG CTCCTGGCACTGCCCAGCCTGGTGGAGCTACGGGCACTGCTGCGGAGACCTCAAGGAGCAGGTGGACCCCTGGAGGCTGTGTCCGAGGCCCTCTGCAGTGCCCGGGGGCCTAGTATCCCCGGGGGGCCCTCCCTCAACTGGTACGAGGCCAGCCACCTGAAGGAGTTGGTGGGGCAGGAGCCAGCAGCAGCCCAGCCCGACCACGGCCTGA gccctgctTGTGCTGAGCTTGTGGGGTCCCTGGAATCTCACCCACTGTCCCGCCTGCTCTGGAGGCGTCTGAAGCCGCTGGTCCTGGGCAAAGTGCTGTTTACACCCAACACTGCCTTCACCAGGCAGCTCATGGCCCAG gtgaACCGGACCTTCCAGGAGCTGGCTCTGCTGAAGGACGTCCAGGAGGTGTGGGGTGCGCTGGGACCCCAGCTCTTTGACTTCCTGAATGACAGCACGAACCTGGCGATGATGCAGGTCCGCAGATGGAGGCCAGCTGGCAGACTCGCCCCCAGCCTCCCCCGGCACTTCCTCCCTGCCCAAGATGTGGGcggagagcagggcagggcctCCAGGGCAG agGCTCCTGCgagctggggacagaggaaggacgCGGCCGGGGGGATCCGGAGGTCAGGCCCAGGCCAAGGCCCTGCTGGCCTTTCTGGACCCCCACGGGGAAGGCTACACCTGGCGGGAGGCCCATGCCGACGTGGGCCACGTGGTGGGCATGCTGGGCCGCGTGGTGGAG AGGCCGCCCTGGTGGCACGGGCGCTGGAGCTGCTGGCAGAGCGCCGCTTCTGGGCCGGCATCGTCTTCCTGGGGCCTGAGGAACGTCGGGACCTTGCACAGCCCCGGGGTCCTGGCCACGTGCGGGTCAAGATCCGCATGGACATCGATGCTGTCACAAGAACCAACAAGATCAGGGACAG GTTCTGGGACCCCGGCCCGGCCGCCGACCCCTTGACGGACCTGCGCTACGTGTGGGGTGGCTTCGTGTACCTGCAGGACCTGCTGGAGCGCGCGGCGGTGCGTGTGCTCAGCGGCCGCGAGCCCCGGGCCCGCCTCTTCCTGCAGCAGATGCCGTACCCCTGCTTCGTGGATGACGC GTTCCTGCGCGTCCTGAGCCGGTCGCTGCCGCTCTTCCTGACGCTGGCCTGGATCTACTCGGTGGCGCTGACGGTGAAGGCGGTGGTGCGCGAGAAGGAAGCCAGGCTGCGCGGCACCATGCAGGCCATGGGGCTGGGCCGCGCCGTGCTCTGGCTCGGCTGGTTCCTCAGCTGCCTGGCGCCCTTCCTGCTCAGCACCGCGCTGCTCGTGCTGGTGCTCAAG CTCGGGGACATCCTCCCCTACAGCCACCCGGCCGTGGTCTTCCTGTTCCTGGCGGCTTTCGCCGTGGCCACCGTGGTCCAGAGCTTCCTTCTGACCGCCTTCTTCTCCCGCGCCAACCTGGCGGCGGCCTGCGGAGGCCTCGCCTACTTCGTGCTCTACCTGCCCTATGTGCTGTGCGTGGCCTGGCGGGACCAGCTGCCTGCGGGTGGTCTGGTGGCTGCG AGCCTTCTGTCTCCTGTGGCCTTTGGGTTCGGCTGCGAGAGCCTGGCGCTGCTGGAGGAGCAGGGCGAGGGCGCGCAGTGGCACAACATGGGCACTGGGCCTGCGGCCGACGTCTTCAGCTTGGCGCAGGTTTCTGGCATTCTGCTGCTGGATGCCGCGCTCTATGGCCTCGCCACCTGGTACCTCGAGGCCGTCTACCCAG GCCAGTACGGGATCCCCAAACCATGGAACTTTCCCTTTCGGAGGAGCTATTGGTTTGGAGCTCGTTCTCCCAAGGGTTCCTCCCCACCTGCCACCCCGAAGGACCCAAAAG TGCTGATGGAAGAGGTACCCCCGGGCCTGATCCCAGGAGTCTCCATACGGGGCCTGGAGAAGCACTTTCCCGGCAACCCGCAGCCGGCCCTGCGGGGGCTCAGCCTGGACTTCTACCAGGGCCAGATCACTGCCTTGCTGGGCCACAATGGAGCCGGCAAGACGACCACACT GTCCATCCTGAGTGGCCTCTTTCCCCCAACCCGGGGCTCCGCCTGCATCCTGGGCTATGATGTCCAGTCCAGCATGGAAGCCATCCGGCCCCACCTGGGCGTCTGCCCGCAGTACAACGTGCTGTTTGACAT GCTGACCGTGGATGAGCACATCTGGTTCTACGGGCGGCTGAAGGGTCTGAGTGCGGCTGCTGTGCGCCCCGAGCAGGCCCGTCTCctgcaggatgtggggctcgtCCCCAAGTCTGGGGCCCAGACACGCCACCTCTCTG GCGGGATGCAGAGGAAGCTCTCAGTGGCCATCGCCTTTGTGGGTGGCTCCCGGGTCGTGATCCTAGATGAGCCCACAGCTGGTGTGGACCCTGCTTCCCGGCGCAGCATTTGGGAGCTGCTGCTCAAATACCGGGAAG GTCGCACACTGATCCTTTCCACCCACCACCTGGATGAGGCAGAGCTGCTAGGAGACCGTGTGGCTGTGGTGGCGGGAGGCCGCTTGTGCTGCTGCGGTTCCCCGCTCTTCCTGCGCCGTCACCTCGGCTCCGGCTACTATCTGACGTTGGTGAAGGCTCCCGTGTCCCTGGCCGCCAGCAGCAAG GGGAAGCCGGACCTGGAGGAGAGCGTAGATGCCGGGCAGAAGAGGGAGCCGGTCAGCTGGGGTGGCACAGCTG GTGTGTCCGGGCTGCTGTCCCTTGTGCAGCAGCTGGTGCCCGGGGCGCGGCTGGTGAGGGAGCTGCCCCATGAGCTGGTGCTAGTGCTGCCCTACGGGGGTGCTGTGGATGGCAGCTTTGCCAGGCTTTTCTGGGAAGTGGACCAGCGGctggaggagctggggctggCCGGCTACGGGATCTCGGACACCAGCCTGGAAGAG ATCTTCCTGAAGGTGGTACAAGATTGTGCTGCGGCCACAGACCTGGAGGATGCGGCCACAG GGGGTAGCCACAGGCAGCACCCAGGCCCAGGCCGCACTCGCCCAGATGTGACCACACAGCTCAAGATCCAACCTGAGGAGTCCATCTCGGAAGACGGGGAGCGTG cTCTGTCTGCCCCAGAGACACAGGCCCTGCGGGGCTCTGCACAgccccggatgtggggctgggcACTGACCCGCCAACAGCTCCGGGCCCTGCTTCTCAAGCGCTTTCTGCTTGCCCGCCGCAGCCGCCGTGGCCTGTTTGCACAG GTCGTGCTGCCTGCCCTCTTTGTGGGGCTGGCGCTGGTGTGCAGTCTCATCGTGCCTCCTTTCGGACACTACCCGGCTCTGCGACTCAGTCCCAGCATGTACGGTGCCCAGGTGTCCTTCTTCAG TGACGACGCTCCTGGGAACCCGGAGCGCGCCCGCCTGCTGGAGATGCtgctggaggaggcagggctggaggccCCCCCGGGGAACGGCTCTGCCAG gatgCGCGAGTGCCCAGCGCCCGCTGTCTGCCGGTTTTGGGTGCCTGAAGTGCCCGTGGGTGTTGCTGAGGTCCTGACCAGCGGAAACTGGACCCCGGAGTCCCCGTCCCCAGCCTGCCGGTGCAGCCAGCCCGGTGCCCGGCGCCTGCTGCCCGACTGCCCTGCTGCGGCGGGTggtccccccccgccccaggcgcTGGCCGGCTCTGGGGAGGTGGTGCAGAACCTGACAGGCCGGAACCTGTCCGACTTCCTGGTGAAGACCTACCCGCGCCTGGTCAGGCAGGG CCTGAAGACCAAGAAGTGGGTGAACGAGGTCAG GTATGGGGGCTTCTCCCTGGGGGGCCGAGACCCAGGCCTGCCCTCGGGCCAGGAGGTGAGTCGCTCGGTGGAGCAGCTGCGGGTGCTGCTGGACCCCGCGCCGGGCGGGGCCCTCGACCGCATCCTGAACAGCCTCGCCGTGTGGGCTCACAGCCTCGACGCAGAGGACAGTCTCAAG ATCTGGTTCAACAACAAGGGCTGGCACGCCATGGTCGCCTTTCTCAACAGAGCCAACAACGCCATCCTCCGCGCCCAGCTGCCCCCGGGCCCTGCCCGCCGCGCCCACAGCATCACCACGCTCAACCACCCCCTGAACCTCACCAAGCAGCAGCTGTCGGAGGCTGCGCT GATGGCCTCATCGGTGGACGTGCTTGTCTCCATCTGTGTGGTGTTTGCCATGTCTTTCGTCCCAGCCAGCTTCACCCTCATTCTCATAGAGGAGCGCATCACCCGGGCCAAACACCTGCAGTTTATGGGGGGCCTGCCTCCCACTCTTTACTGGCTCGGCAACTTCCTCTGGGACATG TGTAACTACTTGGTGTCAGCGTGCGTCGTCGTGCTCATCTTCCTGGCCTTCCAGCAGAGGGCGTACGTGGCCCCTGCCAACCTGCCGGCCCTCCTGCTGCTGTTACTGCTCTACGG CTGGTCGATCACGCCGCTCATGTACCctgcctccttcttcttctccgtGCCCAGCACGGCCTACGTGGTGCTCACCTGTGTCAACCTCTTCATCGGCATCAATGGCAGCATGGCCACCTTCGTGCTCGAGCTCTTCTCTGATCAG AAGCTGCAGGACGTCAGCCGGATCCTGAGACAGGTCTTCCTGATCTTCCCCCACTTCTGCCTGGGCCGGGGGCTCATCGACATGGTGCGGAACCAGGCCATGGCTGATGCCTTTGAGCGCTTGG GAGATGGGCAGTTCCAGTCACCCTTGCGCTGGGAGGTGGTCGGCAAGAATCTCTTGGCCATGGCGGTGCAGGGGCCGCTCTTCCTCCTGTCCACGCTCCTGCTGCAGCATGGCGGACGCCTCTTGCCACA ACCCCAGCCCGGGTCGCTGCACCCCCTGGGGGACGAGGATGACGACGTGGCCCGAGAGCGGGAACGGGTGGTCCAAGGCGACACCCAGGGGGACGTGTTGGTGCTGAGAGACCTGACCAAG GTGTACCATGGGCAGAGGACACCAGCGGTCGACCGCCTGTGCCTGGGGATCCCCCCTGGTGAG TGTTTCGGTCTGCTGGGAGTGAATGGAGCTGGGAAAACCTCCACATTCCGCATGGTGACTGGGGACACGCTACCCAGCGGTGGGGAGGCCACACTGGCAGGCCACAG TGTGGCCCGGGAGCCGGCGTCTGCGCACCGCCACATGGGTTACTGCCCTCAGTCGGATGCCATCTTCGAGCTGCTGACGGGCCGCCAGCACCTGGAGCTGTTCGCGCGCCTACGCGGTGTTCCCGAGACGCAGGTTGCCCAg ACGGCGAGCCTGGGCCTGGAGCGCCTGGGGCTCCTGCAGTCTGCGGACCAACCTGCGGGCACCTACAGTGGAGGGAACAAGAGGAAGCTGGCCACAGCGGTGGCACTGGTGGGGGACCCCGCTGTGGTCTTTTTG GACGAGCCGACCACCGGCATGGACCCCAGCTCTCGGCGCTTTCTCTGGAACAGCCTCCTGGCCGTCGTGCGGGAGGGCCGCTCCGTGGTGCTTACGTCACACAG CCTGGAGGAGTGCGAGGCCCTGTGCACGCGCCTGGCCGTCATGGTGAACGGGCGGTTCCGCTGTCTGGGCAGCACGCAGCACCTCAAGAACAG gttCGGAGCCGGCCACACGCTGACCCTGCGGGTGCCCGCCGCCCGGTCCGAGTCGGCGCTGGCCCTCGTGGGGACCGCGTTCCCGGGGGCCGAGCTGCGCGAGGCGCACGGCAGCCGCCTGCGCTTCCAGCTGCCGCCGGGAGGGCGCTGCGCCCTGTCCCGCGTCTTCGGGGAGCTGGCGGCGCGCGGGGCGGAGCACGGCGTGGAGGACTTCTCCGTGAGCCAGACCACCTTAGAGGAG GTATTCTTGAACTTCTCCAAGGACCAGGGGAATGAGGAGGACCACAGGCCAGAGGCCGGAGGCCGGGGAGGCCCTGCGCCACGCCCACAGCTTCCCGGACTCGTCGCTGGATTCCTGGAGGACCCCAGCATGGCCGAGTCGGTCCTCTGA